In one window of Acidimicrobiales bacterium DNA:
- a CDS encoding response regulator transcription factor gives MTSSVLVVDDQALVRGAFTVLVNSAEDLVVVGEAADGAEAVRIAGERRPDVVLMDVRMSEMDGIEATRRIVSAAGGETTRVLILTTFDLDEYVYEALRAGASGFLLKDTPPADLLAAIRIIAAGEGLLAPSVTRTLIEEFARRQPPEARDCPVLDALTPREREVLVLVGRGRSNSEIAGELHMSVATAKTHVSRLLAKLGSRDRAQLVVVAYESGLMSVHGAGEPAQ, from the coding sequence GTGACGAGCAGCGTCCTCGTCGTCGACGATCAGGCGCTCGTGCGCGGCGCCTTCACGGTGCTCGTGAACTCGGCCGAGGACCTCGTCGTCGTCGGCGAGGCGGCCGACGGCGCCGAGGCGGTGCGGATCGCCGGGGAGCGCCGCCCGGACGTGGTGCTGATGGACGTCCGCATGTCCGAGATGGACGGCATCGAGGCGACGCGCCGGATCGTCTCGGCGGCGGGCGGGGAGACGACGCGGGTCCTCATCCTCACCACCTTTGACCTCGACGAGTACGTCTACGAGGCGCTGCGGGCGGGGGCGAGCGGCTTCCTCCTGAAGGACACCCCGCCGGCGGACCTGCTCGCCGCGATCCGCATCATCGCCGCGGGGGAGGGGCTGCTCGCGCCGAGCGTGACCCGCACGCTGATCGAGGAGTTCGCCCGCCGCCAGCCCCCCGAGGCGCGGGACTGCCCGGTCCTCGACGCGCTCACGCCCCGCGAGCGCGAGGTGCTCGTGCTCGTCGGCCGCGGCCGCTCGAACAGCGAGATCGCCGGCGAGCTGCACATGAGCGTCGCCACCGCGAAGACCCACGTGAGCCGGCTGCTCGCGAAGCTCGGCTCCCGCGACCGCGCGCAGCTGGTGGTCGTCGCCTACGAGTCGGGGCTGATGTCGGTGCACGGCGCCGGTGAGCCCGCCCAGTAG
- a CDS encoding ATP-binding cassette domain-containing protein has translation MIEAKALTKRYGEKVAVSDLSFEVRPGIVTGFLGPNGSGKSTTMRMVMGLDMPNGGDVTVNGQHYRDLGWPLREVGALLEAKAIHPGRSARNHLLMLAQTNHLPASRVEECLDMVGLSSVAGQRAGKFSLGMGQRLGIAAAMLGDPGVLLFDEPVNGLDPDGIRWVRNLLKGLAREGRTVFVSSHLMSEMALTAEEVIVIGRGKLIAQTSVEDLTAQSSARYVRVRSAEPARLREAIDRAGATTNLDDDGSLTVRGLPAAEIGQLALTLGVALHELAPQSASLEEAFMELTEQSVEYHGETTGAPA, from the coding sequence GTGATCGAGGCGAAAGCGCTCACGAAACGCTACGGCGAGAAGGTCGCCGTGAGCGACCTGAGCTTCGAGGTCCGACCGGGCATCGTGACCGGCTTCCTCGGGCCCAACGGCTCGGGCAAGTCGACGACGATGCGCATGGTGATGGGCCTCGACATGCCGAACGGCGGCGACGTCACGGTGAACGGCCAGCACTACCGCGACCTCGGCTGGCCGCTGCGCGAGGTCGGCGCCCTCCTCGAGGCCAAGGCGATCCACCCCGGGCGCAGCGCCCGCAACCATCTGCTGATGCTCGCCCAGACCAACCACCTGCCGGCCAGCCGCGTCGAGGAGTGCCTCGACATGGTCGGCCTCAGCTCCGTCGCCGGCCAGCGCGCCGGGAAGTTCTCCCTCGGCATGGGCCAGCGCCTCGGCATCGCCGCGGCGATGCTCGGCGACCCGGGGGTGCTGCTGTTCGACGAGCCGGTGAACGGCCTCGACCCGGACGGGATCCGCTGGGTCCGCAACCTGCTGAAGGGCCTCGCAAGGGAGGGGCGGACGGTCTTCGTCTCGAGCCACCTGATGAGCGAGATGGCCCTCACCGCCGAGGAGGTGATCGTCATCGGCCGCGGCAAGCTGATCGCCCAGACCTCGGTCGAGGACCTCACCGCGCAGAGCTCGGCCCGCTACGTGCGGGTCCGCTCCGCCGAGCCCGCGCGGCTGCGCGAGGCGATCGATCGCGCCGGCGCGACGACAAACCTCGACGACGACGGCTCGCTCACGGTGCGGGGCCTCCCCGCGGCCGAGATCGGCCAGCTCGCCCTCACCCTCGGGGTGGCCCTCCACGAGCTCGCCCCGCAGTCGGCCTCCCTCGAGGAGGCCTTCATGGAACTCACCGAACAGAGCGTCGAATACCACGGCGAGACGACAGGAGCACCGGCATGA
- a CDS encoding sensor histidine kinase — protein sequence MGSVQESELGLRPPFLHRIRPAQLQRADFALALLFLLATVPHITNNGDRRVGPAGALLLLALGAAVPVAIRRRAPIAALVIATASLSMATGLGASFAPDPLIALPMYQVAAVKGRRESLPALALSGVALLVASGIGLAHHPAMGDSTFSVLVSVAAWFVGDSVRVRRAYTAGLAGQAAQRASEALERAQRGVAEERLRIARDLHDVVAHSLSVIAVQSGVGRHVIDSQPEQAKAALAAVETTSRAALGELRRMLGILRRDGVDGPELAPAPGVGDLDELVEEVRGAGIPVELLVGDGVAGSLSPALQLSVYRVVQEALTNVVKHAGPANARVELRREGDDAVVEVLDDGFGNSLKWPVASDLEHHGIVGMRERVAAYGGAIETGPRPEGGFRVLARLPVGGAPQ from the coding sequence ATGGGGTCGGTGCAGGAGAGCGAGCTCGGCCTGCGGCCGCCCTTCCTCCACCGCATCCGCCCGGCGCAGCTGCAGCGTGCCGACTTCGCGCTGGCGTTGCTCTTCTTGTTGGCGACGGTCCCGCACATCACGAACAACGGGGACCGCCGCGTCGGTCCCGCCGGGGCGCTGCTGCTGCTCGCGCTCGGTGCCGCGGTCCCGGTCGCGATCCGCCGCCGAGCGCCGATCGCGGCGCTCGTCATCGCCACCGCCTCGCTCTCGATGGCGACGGGGCTCGGCGCCTCCTTCGCCCCCGATCCGCTGATCGCCCTCCCGATGTACCAGGTCGCCGCCGTGAAGGGGCGCCGGGAGTCGCTGCCCGCGCTCGCGCTCTCGGGGGTCGCCCTGCTCGTCGCCTCGGGGATCGGCCTCGCCCACCACCCGGCGATGGGGGACTCCACCTTCAGCGTCCTCGTCTCGGTCGCCGCGTGGTTCGTCGGCGACAGCGTGCGCGTGCGCCGCGCCTACACCGCCGGCCTCGCCGGACAGGCCGCGCAGCGGGCGAGCGAGGCGCTCGAGCGCGCGCAGCGCGGTGTCGCCGAGGAGCGGCTGCGGATCGCGCGCGACCTGCACGACGTGGTCGCGCACAGCCTCTCGGTGATCGCGGTGCAGTCCGGCGTCGGCCGCCACGTCATCGACAGCCAGCCCGAGCAGGCCAAGGCGGCGCTCGCCGCGGTCGAGACGACGAGTCGTGCGGCGCTCGGCGAGCTGCGACGGATGCTCGGGATCCTGCGCCGCGACGGCGTAGACGGCCCCGAGCTCGCCCCCGCGCCGGGAGTGGGTGACCTGGACGAGCTGGTGGAGGAGGTGCGCGGCGCCGGGATCCCCGTCGAGCTCCTGGTCGGCGACGGCGTCGCGGGCTCGCTGTCCCCCGCGCTGCAGCTCTCGGTGTACCGCGTCGTCCAGGAGGCGCTGACCAACGTCGTGAAGCACGCCGGGCCCGCGAATGCCCGCGTCGAGCTGCGTCGCGAGGGCGACGACGCGGTGGTGGAGGTGCTCGACGACGGCTTCGGCAACTCGCTCAAGTGGCCGGTCGCCAGCGACCTCGAGCACCACGGCATCGTCGGGATGCGCGAGCGCGTCGCCGCCTACGGCGGCGCGATCGAGACCGGCCCGCGCCCCGAGGGCGGCTTCCGGGTGCTCGCCCGTCTGCCCGTCGGGGGGGCGCCGCAGTGA
- a CDS encoding helix-turn-helix domain-containing protein: MREEEGGKAMRADARRNYDRLVAAARQVFAREGGGASMDAIAKEARVGVGTLYRHFPRRIDLVEAVYQSDVDALIVTAEKAQANLEPWEALVSFLEAFVRYAQGKRTFINELQEAFEKHPELRVGTRERIDAAVAEILRRAQEAGVARTDIEGTDLFQLMGSMCTNPALTSQQSARLLPMIVDGLRPPR, from the coding sequence ATGCGCGAGGAAGAGGGCGGCAAGGCGATGCGGGCGGACGCCCGCCGGAACTACGACCGGCTGGTCGCCGCCGCGAGGCAGGTGTTCGCACGTGAGGGCGGGGGCGCCTCGATGGACGCCATCGCCAAAGAGGCGCGCGTCGGGGTCGGCACCCTCTACCGCCACTTCCCCAGGCGCATCGACCTCGTCGAGGCCGTCTACCAGAGCGACGTCGACGCGCTGATCGTCACCGCCGAGAAAGCCCAGGCCAACCTCGAGCCCTGGGAGGCCCTCGTCAGCTTCCTCGAGGCCTTCGTGCGCTATGCGCAGGGCAAGCGGACCTTCATCAACGAGCTTCAGGAGGCCTTCGAGAAGCACCCGGAGCTGCGGGTCGGGACGCGCGAGCGGATCGACGCCGCCGTCGCCGAGATCCTCCGCCGCGCGCAGGAGGCCGGCGTCGCCCGCACCGACATCGAGGGCACCGATCTGTTCCAGCTGATGGGCTCGATGTGCACCAACCCCGCCCTCACCTCACAGCAGAGCGCCCGCCTGCTGCCGATGATCGTCGACGGCCTCCGGCCGCCCCGCTGA